The following are from one region of the Lynx canadensis isolate LIC74 chromosome D4, mLynCan4.pri.v2, whole genome shotgun sequence genome:
- the DMAC1 gene encoding distal membrane-arm assembly complex protein 1 — protein sequence MGSFLSQPLEPIKVAAPPEVTNSAEPLPLAAPGAPTSPAEAPLLNNCWSCRVLSGSGLIGAGGYVYWVARKPMKLGYAPSPGTITQMVIGISIACWGVIILADPKGKAFRAD from the exons ATGGGTTCTTTCTTGTCCCAACCTCTGGAGCCCATCAAAGTCGCTGCGCCTCCTGAGGTCACCAACTCCGCCGAGCCCCTGCCCCTCGCTGCACCTGGAGCGCCGACCTCTCCAGCGGAAGCGCCTCTACTTAATAACTGCTGGAGCTGTCGCGTGCTCTCCGGGTCGGGGCTGATAGGGGCGGGCGGGTACGTGTACTGGGTGGCGCGGAAGCCCATGAAGCTGGGATACGCCCCGAGTCCAGGGACTATTACGCAGATGGTCATCGGCATCA gcaTAGCTTGTTGGGGTGTAATCATCCTGGCAGACCCCAAAGGGAAAGCCTTCCGTGCTGATTGA